Genomic segment of Candidatus Protochlamydia amoebophila UWE25:
ATCCAAAAAGGCTATAAAATTTTTAAGAACCTGATAATTTTCAAAAAAAATCAAAGCAAAACAGAAGAAAAGCAAGAACATGCTCGTTGAGATACATATTAAGGTTGCTTTTGGTGTTACAATGTCTTCATGCGGTTTGTTCTTATGTGTCCTTCCAATTCCGCAAGCTAAGTTATGGAGCGGTGAATTAGCTTTCCCAGGTCTTATGATGGCTGTTGACGCAGGACTTGATTATGCTAAAGAAAAACAAAACAAGAAAAAATAAGTCCTAAATGTTTATTAGGAAATACGCAAATAAATGTTTTTTTTGATCTTTGCGCACATCCTTAGTTCAATTTTAAATAAAATTTTGAATAAAAGTTTTAAATTTAATGCAATTTGGATAATTGTATAAAAAAAATTAAAAATCATAATGGATGGAAAGTCTCTTATTGGGATTTGTTTTTAAGAAAAACAATAATTCAAAAGCTTTCGCATATTCTTAGAAATAATTTTAAATATTTTCATCTAAAACTTTCTTATTTTGCAATTGAGTAAGCAATAAGGTATTTTTTGCATCTAAATTTTGTGTGTTCTTTAAACTTAATCCCTTTACGTTTAAATATTGGGAAGTTTTCCACAAAAGATGAAATTTTCCTTTCTTTACTTTTCGTATACTTAATTCTGCAAAATCACTAGTACTGTGATTAACAATCAAAAAATTACCGCGTGTTGACAGTCGGATCATTGAACGACCAAAAGGAAGAGTGAAATGATCGAGTTTTTTCATTTGTTCTAAATTCCATAAGCGAAACTTGGATTTACCTTCGGAAAGGACGCTATCATGCATTGAACTTACTAGTTTTTCAATAGTCATCATCCAAAGGCCATCCTGGGATACAAGAAAATCAATTAACTCATTTTTCAACTTGATGTTTTCCTCACTAAATGTCTCTTTATTCCATATAGCAAGAGTTCGATTATTCTTTTGAAAATAGAACTTTGATTTTTGAAAACATAACTTCGGTATACCTAACACGCAAAAATTAGGAGAAGGTAATTCCGTGGACCACAGAAACAACCCTTGTAATTGTTGAGTTTCCCAATTAATCTCCCATAAGCTGATATTTCCTGTTTCAACACTCCTTAAGGCAAGAGTTGTAATGGGAAATAAAGGATCAGAAAAAGTATATACAACTTTTTCTTTGCTCAAAAGAAAGAGAGATAAAACAATAAGATTTTGTTCTGTGGTATCGACGTTTACTAATTGATCGTGTTTTTTAAAATCTATTTTAATTAATTTAAGTTGGTTTTGATAAATAAAGACGATGTAACGATTATCTTTTGATAAAAAATAATCTAAAAAAGATCCTGCATATGAAGCCTGTACTTTTTCATTTTCAACTTCAGAAATAGTAATTTTGTTTTTGCCATTGCTTTCAGGAAAATACTTTCGAATACAATATTGAGCATCAAAAGAAAGCTGACAACCCCGCCCCCATGTTAACTCAGAAAAGGATGTTGGTAATTTTTTATACCCAAGTCTTTTCCCATTAAGGGTTTGATAGGTATAGAGCTTATTTTCAGTATTGCTAAAAAAATTGTTTATTGGAGAACCGCGAACGTCACTATTATAATTCCATAAAAAGATTGTTTGCTCATCCGGGGAAAAATACATATCACGAATAGATAGAGGAAGTTCTTTTTTGCCTACAAAAGTTTTTAAAAGAGTAATAGAAATTTGGTTGATTTTAGGTCGGAAGATAAATTGGCCATTGGAAATAAAACTTTGAGCTATAATCCTATACCTATAGCTGAAGTTAGAAAACCGTTCACTAAAATTTAATTTAAAATCTTTGTTACGTATGCAAAAAAAAGTTTCATGTCCTTTGGCTACAAAGTAAGCTATTCGTGAGCTGTCTGGCAAAAATTGGGGGTCTTTTATAGGATGTTCTTCAGAAAATAGTTTCTTTTTTTGCTTATTTTTTATATTCCAAGAATATACTTTGCTTTTAATTT
This window contains:
- a CDS encoding pentapeptide repeat-containing protein; the protein is MLLPSNIDSNINSKIFVDSEQNPLFPSPLATKIGLKIFKYLESLDREQAKLVCRKWKQLIDKIHIIERYNTKLMNAAEVRQEATHYLRNSKKLKAEQRFLLTIVRLSKDCIKIKVAAANALMILKKTNFSFVGSDFRGIQAPGVRLARTILDKVNFLGANLEEADFTDCSLEDAILDGAELKDVQFGQLPYLNHQSNVLAMAVSPNGNLLASVDQNNFYVWNLETFEVEKQPLEIKSPQTFPQFLPLETENTQQTFLQFFQNGQFFFKASSKKEGKAPQKARIEIWKTTPLEMSNSLVIDDIDSFSLLALSQDGKTLITVTTKKVKGFYGELYFDKKTEIRLWQIDFNDQNLPQIIPVKTKTITGSAQECSYAPKTSIIAIIIAFNASFPNSLKLYTLPNLEIKQEWALKSLEEKRKFLNSMIFTPQENQLIINIVTKTDKIKSKVYSWNIKNKQKKKLFSEEHPIKDPQFLPDSSRIAYFVAKGHETFFCIRNKDFKLNFSERFSNFSYRYRIIAQSFISNGQFIFRPKINQISITLLKTFVGKKELPLSIRDMYFSPDEQTIFLWNYNSDVRGSPINNFFSNTENKLYTYQTLNGKRLGYKKLPTSFSELTWGRGCQLSFDAQYCIRKYFPESNGKNKITISEVENEKVQASYAGSFLDYFLSKDNRYIVFIYQNQLKLIKIDFKKHDQLVNVDTTEQNLIVLSLFLLSKEKVVYTFSDPLFPITTLALRSVETGNISLWEINWETQQLQGLFLWSTELPSPNFCVLGIPKLCFQKSKFYFQKNNRTLAIWNKETFSEENIKLKNELIDFLVSQDGLWMMTIEKLVSSMHDSVLSEGKSKFRLWNLEQMKKLDHFTLPFGRSMIRLSTRGNFLIVNHSTSDFAELSIRKVKKGKFHLLWKTSQYLNVKGLSLKNTQNLDAKNTLLLTQLQNKKVLDENI